In Streptomyces nojiriensis, one genomic interval encodes:
- a CDS encoding YihY/virulence factor BrkB family protein, whose protein sequence is MQPAKETPERIPGRLHRARALYRNVSMRKMGWLLLKDTVNSCIEYRILGLAAEAAFFTLLSLPPLFLGLLGLLGYVDGWTDTRTVESIEENILAAVGTVLSDRGVNDIARPLLDDVTGRGRPDLISLGFAFALWSGSRAVNVFIDTITVMYGLDGQRGIVKTRLLAFLLYVIALLIGAIVLPLMVVGPDAVVRLVPWGTEVIAVLYWPTVTLLSIAFLTTLYHVSVPVRSPWIEDVPGALVALAMWVLGSFLLRIYLTNTVEGPTIYGSLAAPVAVLLWIGISAFAVLVGAAVNAAIDRVWPSVATAAAREANERAREAEAAQLIARAAAWRAMAEGESEDDEDDGMPSEFPERWSKFLPPEDYHSRLRKH, encoded by the coding sequence GTGCAGCCAGCAAAAGAAACACCCGAGCGGATCCCAGGACGGCTCCACCGGGCCCGTGCCCTTTACCGCAACGTCTCGATGCGGAAGATGGGCTGGCTGCTGCTGAAGGACACCGTCAACTCGTGCATCGAGTACCGGATCCTCGGGCTCGCGGCCGAGGCGGCGTTCTTCACGCTGCTCTCGCTGCCCCCGCTCTTCCTGGGCCTGCTGGGTCTGCTCGGCTACGTGGACGGCTGGACCGACACCCGTACGGTCGAAAGCATCGAGGAGAACATCCTGGCGGCGGTCGGCACGGTCCTGTCCGACCGGGGCGTCAACGACATCGCGCGGCCCCTGCTCGACGACGTCACCGGACGCGGTCGCCCCGACCTGATCTCGCTCGGCTTCGCCTTCGCCCTCTGGTCGGGATCGCGCGCCGTCAACGTCTTCATCGACACCATCACCGTGATGTACGGGCTCGACGGCCAGCGCGGCATCGTCAAGACCCGGCTGCTGGCCTTCCTGCTCTACGTCATCGCCCTGCTGATCGGCGCGATCGTGCTGCCGCTGATGGTGGTGGGGCCGGACGCGGTCGTCCGGCTGGTGCCCTGGGGCACCGAAGTGATCGCGGTCCTGTACTGGCCGACCGTGACCCTGCTGTCCATCGCCTTCCTGACGACGCTCTACCACGTGTCCGTGCCCGTGCGCTCGCCGTGGATCGAGGACGTGCCCGGGGCGCTGGTGGCCCTCGCCATGTGGGTGCTGGGCTCGTTCCTGCTGCGGATCTACCTCACCAACACGGTGGAGGGGCCGACGATCTACGGATCACTGGCCGCGCCCGTGGCCGTCCTCCTGTGGATCGGCATCTCGGCCTTCGCGGTGCTGGTCGGGGCCGCCGTCAACGCGGCGATCGACCGGGTCTGGCCCTCCGTGGCCACGGCGGCGGCGCGCGAGGCGAACGAGCGGGCCCGGGAGGCGGAGGCCGCCCAGCTGATCGCGCGGGCCGCCGCCTGGCGGGCGATGGCGGAGGGCGAGTCGGAGGACGACGAGGACGACGGGATGCCGTCGGAGTTCCCGGAGCGGTGGTCGAAGTTCCTGCCGCCAGAGGACTACCACTCCCGGCTGCGCAAGCACTGA